A single window of Camarhynchus parvulus chromosome 9, STF_HiC, whole genome shotgun sequence DNA harbors:
- the GPR148 gene encoding probable G-protein coupled receptor 148 — protein sequence MDFPGCASVRRANRTAFRLREREFNSSSNLDDTTLLLLLEEWSLTPSGTNTKMFLISPVVCLVAGVLIIPTILFVIFSRFKIRQETRYMLLGNALLSDLIYLLFYTLSAALNAARLHLPKEACVLLLFLLAVAYCGGLFTAVAIVLDTYIAVLFPLRYIAILPPSRTKKVLVLLWMCSAAFPGIFFLVLWTTHSFVPCVLEMCSVPVILILTLNRTDAVKLCFWLSTTVVILCLSVIFCCYAILYFKTKHSGIWGSICSRASVTFVMHNTVLFFYFFPLLALFVESFLCINVFIRLQTGILVSLTVCNVLMILPKVLFPFLYGLRYREISASLKSIVRRKQLRPVSPAPPSS from the coding sequence atggacttccctggctgtgcctcagtgAGGAGAGCGAATAGAACTGCATTCCGCCTCAGGGAGAGAGAGTTCAACAGTTCCTCAAATTTGGATGACACAACTTTGCTACTTTTGCTGGAGGAATGGTCCCTCACCCCATCAGGCACAAACACAAAGATGTTCTTAATCTCTCCAGTTGTCTGCCTCGTGGCAGGTGTCCTCATCATCCCAACCATCTTATTTGTGATCTTCTCTCGGTTTAAAATCCGCCAGGAAACGAGGTACATGCTGCTGGGAAACGCTCTGCTTTCTGATCTGATCTACCTGCTCTTCTACACCCTGTCAGCTGCTCTCAATGCAGCACGTCTGCACCTCCCAAAGGAAGCTTGTGTCCTCCTGTTATTTTTGCTGGCAGTGGCTTACTGTGGGGGGCTGTTCACAGCTGTTGCAATAGTCTTGGACACGTACATCgctgttttgtttcctctgcGCTACATTGCTATTCTGCCTCCCTCACGAACTAAAAAAGTCCTTGTGTTACTGTGGATGTgttctgcagctttccctgggaTTTTCTTCTTGGTGCTATGGACTACGCACAGCTTTGTGCCCTGTGTCCTGGAAATGTGCTCAGTTCCAGTAATACTAATATTAACTCTGAACAGGACTGATGCTGTGAAACTCTGTTTCTGGCTTTCTACCACAGTTGTCATTCTCTGCCTGTCTGTAATATTTTGTTGCTATgctattctgtattttaaaaccaaacactCGGGTATATGGGGGAGCATCTGCTCCAGAGCCAGTGTAACATTTGTAATGCACAACACTGtcttatttttttacttctttccaCTCTTGGCCCTTTTTGTGGAATCATTCTTGTGCATTAATGTTTTCATCAGACTGCAGACAGGAATCTTGGTCTCCCTGACAGTCTGCAATGTCCTCATGATTCTTCCTAAAGTTCTGTTCCCTTTTCTGTATGGGCTTCGATACAGAGAGATCTCAGCCTCTCTCAAATCCATTGTCAGGAGGAAGCAGCTTCGCCCAGTTTCACCTGCCCCACCATCATCctga